The DNA segment GTTTATTCTGTTCGCTATTGCGACGACTTCCATTCGATGCGCTGCGTTCAATACGGATACCCTCGAATGTGCGCTCCTGCGCTTTAGCAAGGCGCACATGCTCAAAATCATGCTGCTGACGTTTTGGAATTTTCAAGCTCTTCTCTAGCTTTGTGATGCGCTTCTGAAGGTCTCTGTGGAAGATGAGATGCGTCAACTGGTCTTGCAATCCCTCTTCGCAGGTAGCCAACGCTACTCTTTTGAAATGCTTCTTCTTTGATTCAATGTCCTTACATTCAGGAGGACATGGCAGATGGAGATGCATGTAATGTTCCTCGAGGAGGGCTTTTCTTTGGTACCAGTCGCCGCGCCGAGAGGTGTGGAAAAGCTTCTGTCCAAGCAGCTCGCACAACACTTCATGCTCTCGCTTGTGGTCTTTGAACTTGCCCAGAACATATGCTCCTTTGTGCACGATCCTTGTATAGACCCAGGCGGGCGAAAGCCGACGTAGATACGCTCCCTCCCCAGTACTGTAGATGCTGTCTTCTTTCCGTTGTTCTTCAGCTAGCAGGACACGCCAGCGTGGCAAGACCTCTTCGCAGATGCCAAGGACATCTTGTAGAGTCTCCTTCGTGGGTGTTCCATTGAACTCCAGCACATTGTCCACTCTGAATTGCGTACGCACCGAAGCCTCGAATTCCAACAGCAAAGCACGAGAAGGGAAAATGCTCGCAGAACGCGATACGATGTATTCTGGGAAATTTCGGCGCGCGATAcgagcgaggatgatggtcGTCAAAGACTTCTCAGTCCACTCTGTCGATCGATAAAAAACCAAGTGAACACGCTCAAACAGCTTGAGCGTCGCCAAAGAAAGTCGTATACATGGTCCTGTTTCCGCCATGATTTTGTCAAGGAAATGATTATCGCGATTCTCCAGCTTACCGGGAGTGGCCTCGCGGCTGTCGTCTTCTCCATGCTCAGAACCGCGCGATGCTGTTGTCTCGTCGGTGTCAGATCGTCGTAAGCTGCCAAAACGTGATAGCGCGGTCTGGGATCCGCTCGTGCTGCGCAAATTCTTCAACAATTCCTTCTTGTTTTTGCCTTGTACTTTCACTTCCTTCGCAATAGCCTTGAGCTCGTCTAGTAAAAGCAAGGACGAAGCCTCTTCGAGCGTTGTGATACAGTCCTGGGACCGATCCGCAAACGTGAAGCTCTCACCAAGGGTCGTGCCTTCGGGAGGTGCCAGCTCGCCAGGATGCTCTTGATCCTGCGAAGAAGCTATAGGTAGGTCGCGGACCACTTGCAGCTCTTCAATAGCCTTAGGTAAATCTGCGATATCGCTGTGGTATCCAAGACGAGTGATTCGATGCCAACTCGATGTCTTTCGCAAGAACAGACGCACATACAAGTATTGTGCTTCGTATGTCAAATCCCGCCACTGCTTGAACACAGCATGTTCCGCCTCGTCGAAGAGATGGCTCTCTTCCTCCAAGACTGTCTCGAGCGCAAGGTTGAAAGCGTCGACATAAATGGATGTCTTCCCTCTTGTCCATTTCCGCCCATCCAGCCGCTCCTGCAGGCCCAGTTCTGCCTGCTCGGCTGCTTTGGACGCTTCGTACGCTTCGATGGCCTCTTTGTCTGTCTCGATTTGAGGAAGAGCAGTTTCCAGGTCTGTCCGCCTTGCATCTTTAGGTTCTGccgatagctctatatcgcTGCCGTCCTCCGAGTCTGGAATCTCATCTCTGGCGATACGCGACGCGCCTGTCTTGACGCGCTTCGGCGGAGGGGTGGGAAAgtggtcatcgtcgtcgtagtTGGTGGATTTTGGATGCGCGATCTTTTTTCCTAACATGGCATTATGTTTGGATGTATTGCTGTCCTGCAGCATCGCTGTATCATTACATTAACTCGTGCAAGTTGGCAGTTCAAGTGGACGGCGAGTTGTCGAGGTCAAAGTGGAGACGACGCGGGTGAAGCGCGTCAGCACGAGATTTCGTCATTCACTTTATCGGCGTCAAGACGAGCATCGACCACAGTCATGGGCTCTACTCCCGGTCGCTGACTTCACCTCGTCCTTTGTCACCGCCGTAACGACACCTGATATGCTCATACAGCGCTTAATCGACCCGCGAGAGACGTATATTGATAGAAGTTCGCTGGCCCCGTGATCCCGCAAGCGAGTGACGTATCCGACCTTTCCACCTCGAAACCAGCTCCTCTGTTTCTAGCACTACATATATCTTTATCGCTACCGAATATGCGGACCTATCCCCTGCCGCTCACCATTCTAGCCCTCTCTTCCGTCTCTCACTCACAGCTTGTTCCGTTCTCCTCTCTTTGGTCACGAAAACCCGCAAACGAGCTTCAGCAGGCACCCATTATGGCAGACACGAACGGCCCTGGAATTCAGCTGCCTCCCTCGTCCGACGGcaatcctccacctccacctcccaa comes from the Cercospora beticola chromosome 4, complete sequence genome and includes:
- a CDS encoding uncharacterized protein (antiSMASH:Cluster_7) yields the protein MLQDSNTSKHNAMLGKKIAHPKSTNYDDDDHFPTPPPKRVKTGASRIARDEIPDSEDGSDIELSAEPKDARRTDLETALPQIETDKEAIEAYEASKAAEQAELGLQERLDGRKWTRGKTSIYVDAFNLALETVLEEESHLFDEAEHAVFKQWRDLTYEAQYLYVRLFLRKTSSWHRITRLGYHSDIADLPKAIEELQVVRDLPIASSQDQEHPGELAPPEGTTLGESFTFADRSQDCITTLEEASSLLLLDELKAIAKEVKVQGKNKKELLKNLRSTSGSQTALSRFGSLRRSDTDETTASRGSEHGEDDSREATPGKLENRDNHFLDKIMAETGPCIRLSLATLKLFERVHLVFYRSTEWTEKSLTTIILARIARRNFPEYIVSRSASIFPSRALLLEFEASVRTQFRVDNVLEFNGTPTKETLQDVLGICEEVLPRWRVLLAEEQRKEDSIYSTGEGAYLRRLSPAWVYTRIVHKGAYVLGKFKDHKREHEVLCELLGQKLFHTSRRGDWYQRKALLEEHYMHLHLPCPPECKDIESKKKHFKRVALATCEEGLQDQLTHLIFHRDLQKRITKLEKSLKIPKRQQHDFEHVRLAKAQERTFEGIRIERSASNGSRRNSEQNKPTGFRGAKTIWLDPALSRSKVEVPLKDEDSPTAEADSGQATPELEGECSVEEMCLSSYRALGWKGYHSEGRILRTFFAYLFFDILFLYIPNVFQTAYQTCPLDLHTDAFYPSRISEVNTRLNEISNGDATKLIQGVWDAHYERQTCVVGLDWTFELSDLLEIASCFPPAALSTVMKVMVQEYGQRGGGVPDLFLWRLEREDGNEGKGEVMFSEVKSENDRLSDTQRMWIDVLSSAGVRVELCHAVAKEVRVRS